Proteins from a single region of Psychrobacter cryohalolentis K5:
- a CDS encoding cysteine protease StiP domain-containing protein, translated as MTSIHSNIKTADLSQYGSGSYLASDVTVLLNIVDKDAVADVPVSQKEALIQSGQRHYSDMLTLEDAPSAMHEQLYIEALEQGKVRAATDITNLAHTLQQVFQSNFNNERPLILVSLVRAGLPIGVLLQRALATANSSYSLPSVHYGVSIIRDRGLDPVALKMILNNHPHSPIVFVDGWTGKGAIYQELAHSLKAFSDPNHPNFANIFHQGQDVIPLLTLADPAGVAWLAASIDDWLIPSGLLNSTVSGLISRSLYTEPELGLHRSVFYDNLISADHSLAFIDCIDATRRILNTPLKCLPTHKQPRYQTADLVDKLAAEYNISNRNRIKPTIAEATRAILRRDPERILLASAEHPDTILLRHLCTQRHIAISVLGDKILPYQAITLIKQRATDD; from the coding sequence ATGACTTCAATCCATTCTAATATTAAAACAGCCGATTTATCACAATATGGCTCAGGCAGCTATCTTGCTAGCGATGTCACTGTGCTGCTCAATATCGTTGATAAAGATGCCGTTGCTGATGTGCCTGTCAGTCAAAAAGAAGCACTGATTCAAAGTGGGCAGCGTCATTATTCTGATATGCTGACTTTGGAAGACGCGCCAAGTGCCATGCATGAGCAGCTATATATTGAGGCGTTAGAGCAGGGAAAAGTAAGAGCAGCAACTGATATTACCAATTTGGCCCATACGCTACAGCAAGTTTTTCAGTCAAACTTCAATAATGAGCGCCCGTTAATTTTAGTCAGTCTTGTGCGTGCCGGTTTACCAATAGGCGTACTGTTACAACGCGCATTAGCAACTGCCAATAGCAGCTACTCTCTACCAAGTGTGCATTATGGCGTCAGTATTATACGAGATCGTGGTCTTGATCCGGTTGCTTTAAAGATGATATTAAATAATCATCCTCATAGCCCGATTGTATTTGTGGATGGTTGGACAGGTAAAGGGGCGATTTATCAAGAACTGGCGCATAGTCTAAAAGCATTTTCCGATCCTAACCACCCTAACTTTGCCAATATTTTCCATCAAGGTCAGGATGTTATACCGCTACTGACCCTTGCTGATCCGGCTGGTGTTGCTTGGCTGGCTGCTAGTATCGATGACTGGTTGATTCCGTCAGGTTTATTAAATAGTACTGTATCAGGGCTTATATCACGCAGTTTATATACTGAGCCGGAATTGGGGCTGCATCGCAGTGTCTTTTATGATAATTTGATCAGTGCAGATCATAGTCTGGCCTTTATTGATTGTATCGATGCGACAAGGCGTATATTAAACACACCTTTGAAATGCTTGCCAACACATAAGCAACCTCGCTATCAAACGGCCGACTTAGTCGATAAGCTGGCAGCAGAATACAATATCAGCAATCGTAATCGTATTAAACCGACCATTGCTGAGGCGACACGCGCGATACTACGCCGCGACCCTGAACGTATTTTGTTAGCGAGCGCTGAGCACCCCGACACTATATTATTAAGGCATTTATGTACACAGCGACATATCGCTATTAGCGTACTAGGTGATAAAATACTGCCTTATCAAGCGATTACCCTTATTAAGCAGCGCGCTACAGACGATTAA
- a CDS encoding HpcH/HpaI aldolase/citrate lyase family protein, protein MSDMPKNESHLYQNTQSYAHLITERHAMLKPNMHHPYQLGASLYMPATRQDIWQVIKRDKLPTINSIIICLEDAVSHNDVELALERLQTLLYTWATHVDSINEPIQQAETQQTKIQTEQPTRPLVFVRPRHPAMLEQLSGFTHIDLIDGFVMPKVDMYSLSNWRMACQNLSTDMLLMPTLETAALFNPHHNQELAIGFKEAFSQPVFALRIGGNDLFAALRLRRPKNSLVYDTPVGTLAYQLLGCFVPHGFYLSAPVFEYLDEPTLFMQELTRDVSLGLVGKTVIHPSQIALVQQAYCVPLSTLDEAQAILHSEAKAVFKYNNTMLEPATHRAWATEIVNRANVFGTINDGNNDYTARL, encoded by the coding sequence ATGTCAGATATGCCAAAAAACGAGTCCCACCTTTATCAAAACACCCAGTCTTACGCGCATCTGATTACTGAGCGTCATGCTATGCTCAAACCTAACATGCATCATCCGTATCAGTTGGGAGCGAGCTTATATATGCCAGCGACGCGCCAAGATATCTGGCAAGTGATCAAGCGTGATAAATTACCGACGATTAATAGTATTATCATCTGTCTAGAAGATGCGGTCAGCCACAATGATGTTGAGTTGGCACTTGAGCGCTTGCAGACGCTGCTGTATACGTGGGCAACGCACGTCGATAGTATCAATGAGCCGATACAGCAAGCTGAAACACAACAAACCAAGATACAGACTGAGCAGCCAACGCGTCCGTTGGTATTTGTACGTCCGCGCCATCCTGCCATGTTAGAGCAGTTATCGGGCTTTACCCATATTGATTTGATTGACGGTTTTGTGATGCCAAAAGTCGATATGTACAGTCTATCTAATTGGCGCATGGCATGCCAGAATCTTAGTACTGACATGCTATTAATGCCAACGCTTGAGACGGCAGCGTTGTTTAATCCTCATCATAATCAAGAGCTGGCGATTGGTTTCAAAGAAGCTTTTAGCCAGCCGGTATTTGCTTTGCGTATTGGTGGTAATGATTTATTTGCAGCACTGCGTTTGCGCCGTCCTAAGAATAGCCTTGTCTATGATACACCTGTTGGTACACTAGCCTACCAGCTGCTTGGCTGTTTTGTGCCCCATGGCTTTTATCTGTCGGCGCCGGTGTTTGAGTATTTGGATGAGCCTACGTTATTTATGCAAGAGTTGACGCGTGATGTCAGCTTGGGCTTGGTCGGAAAAACCGTTATTCATCCAAGTCAGATTGCCTTGGTACAGCAAGCATACTGCGTACCGCTTAGCACTTTAGATGAGGCACAGGCGATATTACATAGCGAGGCAAAAGCGGTCTTTAAATATAACAATACTATGCTAGAGCCTGCTACCCATCGTGCTTGGGCAACCGAAATCGTCAATAGAGCTAACGTTTTTGGCACCATTAATGATGGCAATAACGACTATACAGCGCGCTTATAG
- a CDS encoding alpha/beta fold hydrolase, with protein sequence MPMIHVNDIDIYYEDSAPNDKQKPIMVFAHGLLWNTRMFDNQVEYFKAGYRCIAFDFRGQGQSEITKSGYDMETLTEDTLALLDALDIQQCHFLGLSMGGFVAQRIALKRPELLLSLTLLETSADPEDPKNVPQYRKLIKAIRWLGMKRVSQKVMPIMFGSSFLADKSRKTDRREWLSMLQSNRKGGVIKATTGVIERSATYDQLSDIKTPTLIIVGDEDVATPYAKAERMHFAIAGSKLVVIKGAGHTATVEEPEQVNKAINKFLVNFI encoded by the coding sequence ATGGTATTCGCCCATGGTTTGCTATGGAATACGCGTATGTTTGACAATCAAGTCGAGTATTTTAAAGCGGGTTATCGCTGTATTGCGTTTGATTTTCGGGGACAAGGTCAGTCTGAAATTACCAAATCTGGCTATGATATGGAAACCTTAACTGAAGATACGCTGGCGTTGTTAGATGCGCTAGATATTCAGCAGTGTCATTTTTTAGGACTATCAATGGGTGGATTTGTCGCCCAACGTATTGCGTTAAAGCGTCCTGAATTATTGCTATCACTGACGCTGCTTGAAACCTCTGCTGATCCTGAAGATCCTAAAAACGTGCCACAGTACCGCAAGCTGATTAAAGCCATTCGTTGGTTGGGCATGAAGCGTGTCAGCCAAAAAGTAATGCCCATTATGTTTGGCAGCAGTTTTTTAGCAGATAAATCGCGTAAAACTGACCGTAGAGAGTGGTTGTCTATGTTGCAAAGCAATCGTAAGGGCGGGGTCATCAAGGCAACTACTGGCGTGATTGAGCGCTCTGCAACGTATGATCAGCTCAGTGATATCAAGACGCCGACGCTTATCATCGTTGGCGATGAAGATGTGGCAACACCGTATGCAAAAGCTGAGCGCATGCACTTTGCGATAGCAGGCTCTAAGCTGGTGGTGATTAAAGGTGCGGGGCATACGGCAACGGTTGAAGAGCCGGAGCAAGTTAATAAAGCTATTAATAAGTTTTTGGTAAACTTTATATAG